From the Penicillium oxalicum strain HP7-1 chromosome V, whole genome shotgun sequence genome, one window contains:
- a CDS encoding 60S ribosomal protein L15 encodes MGALKYVEEIQKKKQSDVIRFLLRVRCWELRQLNAIHRASRPSRPDKARRLGYKAKQGYVVYRIRVRRGGRKRPAPKGATYGKPTNQGINQLKYQRALRATAEERVGRRCANLRVLNSYWINQDSTYKYFEVICVDPQHKAIRRDARINWICNPVHKHREARGLTATGKKSRGINKGHRYNNTKAGRRHTWKLHNTQSYWRYR; translated from the exons ATGGGTGCCCTCAAGTACGTCGAagagatccagaagaagaagcagtCCGATGTTATTCGGTTCTTGCTCCGCGTTCGCTGCTGGGAG CTCCGCCAGCTGAACGCCATTCACCGTGCTTCTCGCCCCTCTCGTCCCGACAAGGCTCGCCGTCTCGGTTACAAGGCCAAGCAGGGTTACGTTGTCTACCGCATCCGTGTCCGCCGCGGTGGTCGCAAGCGCCCTGCCCCCAAGGGTGCCACCTACGGCAAGCCCACCAACCAGGGTATCAACCAGCTCAAGTACCAGCGTGCCCTTCGTGCCACTGCTGAGGAGCGTGTTGGCCGTCGTTGCGCCAACTTGCGCGTCCTGAACTCCTACTGGATCAACCAGGACTCCACCTACAAGTACTTCGAGGTCATTTGCGTTGACCCCCAGCACAAGGCTATCCGCCGTGATGCCCGCATCAACTGGATCTGCAACCCCGTCCACAAG CACCGCGAAGCCCGTGGTCTCACTGCTACCGGCAAGAAGTCTCGTGGTATCAACAAGGGCCACCGCTACAACAACACCAAGGCCGGCCGCCGCCACACCTGGAAGCTCCACAACACCCAGAGCTACTGGCGTTACCGTTAA